The region CCTTTAGGGAAAAAAAATTTTATGTCCAAGCATCCATCCCACCCAAGCGTGGAACAGATTGAACTTACGTCTATTTTCGAGGCAGTGAGCGATCCAATCCGGCGCAAGATCTTACTCCGACTTATGGAAGTAGAAGAGGCGATGTGTTCTGCGTTTTTAGAGTACGCTCCTAAAACGAATCTCTCCTATCATATCTCTAAGTTGAGAGAAGCCGGGCTGACGTATACCCGTATGGAAGGAACAAAGAAGATCCTAACATTAAGAAGAACTGATATGGATAAAAGATTTCCAGGCTTACTGGAAGCGATTATAGAAAGTTCCAAGTTGGAAGAAAGAAGAAGCAAGAGGCTCATTCTTTCTTCCAGAAACTGATCTTAATTGGAAAGAGCTTCCTTTCTCATGGACTCTAACCCTTGCGCCACGCTGACTAAAGGTTTATATTCGAGTTCCTTCTTCGCACGATCGATCCGGATCGTACATTCTTTTCCCATAATATCTATTGGAAAGCGCATCATAGGTGGTTCTTTACGAATTCCTAAAATTCTCCAGATACCTTCCACAATATAAGCGAGAAGACTCGCAATGGAAGAAGGAATAGATGCCTTAGGCAAAGACACACCCTGTGTCCCAAGCATTTCAGTCAAAAAGTCTCGGATCGTTCGATCTTCATCGTCCGTTACGAAATATATGCTCCCAGGTTTTCCCTTTGTAAGAGCAAGCTCCGTTGCATATACTAAATTCGTAATGCAGGTAACGGAAGTCTTGGCTCTTCCTCCGTCCAACCACATGAATTTTCCTTGAGAGACCATCTTCTTTACTTCAGGAAGCACAGTAGTATCTCCCGGTCCCCAAACCAGTCTTGGCCTTAAGACGATTGTCTCAAACCCAGACGAATTCGCAGCGACCACCCTTCTTTCTGCTTCCGCCTTTGTTTCACTATAAAGATAAGGAGTGCTTTTCGGATACGGATAACTCTCATCAATCTGCACCATATTCTGACCGAAGAATAAGGCAGCTTCCGTTCCCATATGAATGAAACGTTTTACACCGGCCTGCTTAGCAGCCTCCAAAAGCTGAGAAGTTCCATCCACATTTCCTTCCCAAAAATCTTTTCGAGTCCCCCAAGGTCCCACAAAGGCTGCGCAATGAATGATCACATCTATATCTTTTAAACTTTCTTTTGGAATCGATCCAAGGCTTCCTCTCACTATTTCCAAACCTTGCGCTTTCAATTTTGCATCCGATTCAACGGACCTGGATAAGGCTTTGATCGAATGATCCTTTTTCAAATGCCTTGCTATGGCCCCGCCAACGAAGCCGGAAGCTCCGGTTATAAATATCCTCATATAATTATTCTCCCTAATCTTTTTGTATAGAAGCTATATTGCAAATGTATGATTGCATTGGTCTTATTAGGAGCTCTTTGGTTCCGTATAAGAATCCATTTTTAAGGAATCATCCAAGCAGAAAATTTTCTATGCAGAGTATTGTACTCTGATAAACTTGAGACTTAGACAATCGAATGAGGTTTCGGGTTCCAGTCTTTTTCCTTCTTCTGATCGGGGCAATCATCGGTTGTTCTAATCCTCAGGATTATTATTCCCCTAAAGCAAAGCTAGGGATCCTCGACCTGCGAAATTGGGATCTCACGAACTCTCCCTTAGTCTCCCTAGATGGAGAATGGGAGTTTACCAACAGCTTAGATACTTCTAAACCCAATTCTTCGAAGGCTTTCATCACCGTTCCAGGTTCCTGGAACAAATTCCCACTCGCAAACGGAGAGCACGGAGGCGAAGGAATCGGGACATATCGTCTAACGGTATTCCTGGATCGACCTCTGAAAGATCTTGCCTTGCAAATGGGAGATATTTCTACCGCTTACCGTATCTATTTGAACGGTAGATTATTAGCGGATAACGGGATCATTGGAATTAATAAGGAAAGTATGACTCCTTCTTACAAGCATCCAATCATACTAT is a window of Leptospira semungkisensis DNA encoding:
- a CDS encoding NAD-dependent epimerase/dehydratase family protein encodes the protein MRIFITGASGFVGGAIARHLKKDHSIKALSRSVESDAKLKAQGLEIVRGSLGSIPKESLKDIDVIIHCAAFVGPWGTRKDFWEGNVDGTSQLLEAAKQAGVKRFIHMGTEAALFFGQNMVQIDESYPYPKSTPYLYSETKAEAERRVVAANSSGFETIVLRPRLVWGPGDTTVLPEVKKMVSQGKFMWLDGGRAKTSVTCITNLVYATELALTKGKPGSIYFVTDDEDRTIRDFLTEMLGTQGVSLPKASIPSSIASLLAYIVEGIWRILGIRKEPPMMRFPIDIMGKECTIRIDRAKKELEYKPLVSVAQGLESMRKEALSN
- a CDS encoding ArsR/SmtB family transcription factor, with product MSKHPSHPSVEQIELTSIFEAVSDPIRRKILLRLMEVEEAMCSAFLEYAPKTNLSYHISKLREAGLTYTRMEGTKKILTLRRTDMDKRFPGLLEAIIESSKLEERRSKRLILSSRN